TCCGCGAGCTCGCCGCGGCCATCGACAGCGAAGGCGCCACCGTCGCCCGCGAGGACGAGGGGGAGCGCGGCCCAATCCCGGTGTTGCCCAACGTGCACTGGCTCTACGAGCACGGTCGGCCGCGACGACTGGCGCAGACGGAAGCGGTGCGGCTGCCCGACGGAATCACCCGGACTGATCTGGACCGCATACTCGCGGCCGTCGTGGACGGACACGAAGCGCTGCGCAGCCGCTTGGACCTCGACACGATGACGCTCGTCGGGCAGGAGCCGCGGAACATTCTGACCGAGGTCTCGGTCGAGGGTGAGATCGCCGACGCGGTCGCCGAACACGCCCGCCTGTCGGTGGAACGTCTTGATCCTCAGCAGGGTTCGATGCTGTCCGCGGTGTGGCTACGCCAGCCCGACGCGCCGGGCGTGCTGCTGTTGACGGCTCACGTGCTGGCGCTGGATCCTGTGTCGTGGCGGATCGTGCTGGGCGAGCTGGACGCGGGGTGGCACACCCTCAAGTCGGGGCGCGCCCCGATGCCCACCCGCGAGCACACCAGCTACCGGCGGTGGTCACGGCTGCTCGGCGAACGGGCCGCCGCCCTCGACACGTGCGACTTCTGGGAGGACCAGCTCCGCGGTGACGACCCGATGATCGGCGCCCGCCGGGTGCGGCCGCAGACCGATCGGATCGGCGATGTCGTCGTCACGATGTCGCTGACCGATGCCGATGTGTCGCGACGGCTGCTGAACGCGTCGGAGCCGACGCAGAACCTGCTCGCGGATGCGGCTGCTCGCACCGTCACTCGCTGGCGACGCCACCGCGGACAGCACTTGGCGCCACCGCTTCTCGCGCTGGAGACCCACGGCCGCGCCGACGGCATCGTCGGCGAGGCCGACACCTCCGACACTGTCGGACTGCTCACCGCGATCTACCCGTTGCGCGTTCCCACGCGCGAGGCGATCGCAGCGATGCCGGGAGACGGTATCGACTACGGGCTGCTGCGGTACCTGCGCTCGGATACCGCCGAGCGGCTGAAGGCGTATGCCGAACCGCAGATACTGCTGAACTTCCTGGGCCGGATCCACGTCGCGGTCGGCGGCGACCTACGACCTGACCGGGAACTGTTGGCGCAGGTGTCCCCGCTGCCCGAACCCGATCTCGCGGTGCGCCACGAGCTGACCATCCTGGCGGCGGTGATCGGCGAAGGGGACAACCAGGTACTTGGGACGCAGTGGCGCACGCTGCCGGACATCCTGTCCGATGATGACGTCGCCATGCTGCAGTCGATGTGGCAGGACTCGCTACGAGAGGTTGCACCATGAGACCCACCCTGGCCGTTGTCGGAGCCGGAGCGAAGGCCGTCGCCGTCGCCGCCAAGGCCGCCGAACTCGACGACATGGGCGTCGATGTGCCCAAAGTCGTTGCGGTGGAACGCACCTGCGTCGCTGCCAACTGGCAGGCTGAGGGCGGCTGGACCGATGGTCAGCACCGACTGGGCACCAGCCCCGAGAAAGACGTCGGGTTCCCGTATCGCTCATCGCTGGTGCGGCGCCGCAACGCCGAACTCGACGAACGCATGACCCGGCACAGCTGGCAGTCCTACCTGATCGCGACGGGGCAGTTCGCCGAGTGGGTGGACCGCGGCAGACCCGCACCCACCCACCGCAAGTGGAGCCAGTACCTGCGCTGGGTCGCGGGCAACTGCGGGATGAACGTCATCTCCGGCGAGGTCACCGGGATCTCCGTGGACGGTACGGGCGATGCGCCGCGATGGGCGCTGCACACACCCGATCAGGTGGTGGTCGCCGACGGCGTGATGATCACCGGGCCCGGCCAGCCCGAGCGTTCCATACTGCCCGGCCATCCGCGGGTGCTGTCGATCGCGCAGTTCTGGCACCGCGCCGCGCGCAACGACCTCACCGCAGACCGCGTCGCGGTGATCGGGGGAGGTGAGACCGCCGCGTCGATGCTCAATGAGCTGTTCCGGCACCGGGTTTCGACGATCACGGTCATCTCACCCCAGGTGACGCTGTTCACCCGCGGGGAGGGGTTCTTCGAGAACACGCTGTTCTCGGATCCCACCGGCTGGACCGGTCTCACCCTCGAGGAGCGACGCGACGCATTGGGCCGCACCGATCGCGGGGTGTTCTCCGCGCGGGTGCAGGATGCGCTGCTGTCCGACGACCGGATCCGCCACCTTCGCGGCCGCGTCGCGCACGCGGTGCCGCGGGACGGCCGAATCCGCTTGACGCTGAGCACGAATCAACACGGTGAGAACCTCGAGACCGTGCACGGCTTCGACATGGTGATCGACGGGTCGGGCGCCGACTGCTATTGGTTCGTTCCGCTGCTGCGTCAGGACGCCCTGGATCTACTCGAACTCGGCCTAGGCAGCCCGCTCACCGGCGACTCGTTGCAGGAAGCCATCGGCGACGACCTGGCGATCAC
The nucleotide sequence above comes from Mycolicibacterium moriokaense. Encoded proteins:
- the mbtG gene encoding NADPH-dependent L-lysine N(6)-monooxygenase MbtG yields the protein MRPTLAVVGAGAKAVAVAAKAAELDDMGVDVPKVVAVERTCVAANWQAEGGWTDGQHRLGTSPEKDVGFPYRSSLVRRRNAELDERMTRHSWQSYLIATGQFAEWVDRGRPAPTHRKWSQYLRWVAGNCGMNVISGEVTGISVDGTGDAPRWALHTPDQVVVADGVMITGPGQPERSILPGHPRVLSIAQFWHRAARNDLTADRVAVIGGGETAASMLNELFRHRVSTITVISPQVTLFTRGEGFFENTLFSDPTGWTGLTLEERRDALGRTDRGVFSARVQDALLSDDRIRHLRGRVAHAVPRDGRIRLTLSTNQHGENLETVHGFDMVIDGSGADCYWFVPLLRQDALDLLELGLGSPLTGDSLQEAIGDDLAITGLTPKLFLPGLSGLTQGPGFPNLSCLGLLSDRVLGADFSATEERACSDVARVG